Part of the Gemmatimonadota bacterium genome is shown below.
ATCGCGTTTCACGACCTGAACGATATTGCGTGGTTGGTGGAGGTAGAGAAGCATTCTCAGTAAAAAAAGGAGTGTATGCATGACAAGGCGAGAGCTTTATGATAAACAAATAGCAGGTGATAAGATTCGGCGCTGGCAACGCGAATCGGGTTTACAGGGCCAGGAGATCGCCAAGATGGTTGGGATTAGTGCGCCCTATTTCAGCGATATTCGAAAGGGCAAACAGCGCGGGTCAATTCCCGTGTTGGCAAAAATTGCAGATGTGTTGGGCAGAAGTGTCGAAGATTTGTTGACAGATCAAAAAGCAGGTCAGGAGACCATACAGGTCACCGAACTGAGGAAAGCATTGCAGCCGATATTCAAATCAGAAACCGATGATATTATTGAGGGGATTCAACTCTGGCGGAGCGCACCACACAATTTCAAGGCTGCGTTTCGATCCTTGCT
Proteins encoded:
- a CDS encoding helix-turn-helix transcriptional regulator, with the protein product MTRRELYDKQIAGDKIRRWQRESGLQGQEIAKMVGISAPYFSDIRKGKQRGSIPVLAKIADVLGRSVEDLLTDQKAGQETIQVTELRKALQPIFKSETDDIIEGIQLWRSAPHNFKAAFRSLLDV